The following proteins come from a genomic window of Dreissena polymorpha isolate Duluth1 chromosome 1, UMN_Dpol_1.0, whole genome shotgun sequence:
- the LOC127862049 gene encoding uncharacterized protein LOC127862049 gives MSLEEYRGKINHERKISTLTVASDSGISCSTPEEIIQQQEYVTMDMVIDSISDRPVRTRNRVSADVYLRRKDVDMGTLLGVKRQLSNRYSRSLPDILDIDNIDPINDPDIVGNELNKTSDSSDPNVSFEENGVKVDNAPRSLNSPVTVCGREHLEDPCYICMKDNEIYCSVCIEVHNVHCREKVKFIPDIPSEFRQKYCADATEELVIMKRRFIKIKEENEELREKLNVSKRAFIKSLMKYKNSIIAIVDRMEKEALLEMDTIFSNESAKIQTNIENLEREIRNLESHLTALKGNDFSDGSTMVFTIQEALNQLHKDEIIIRTNHKMTNHTEFIFEGPNGFIERLAGLDELWKVSKSTVERCKVPMPCNCDKPYEKKTAVKEKEVSVRLSGWSFDRERCCITACEFLNNGKLLLCDNANKKLKLFSKKFKCVSMLSLPSLPWDIAVIDDSRAAVTMPDKKQLQFIQIQDRKLSNKETITLEHNCWGVACNNDILFVTCWSREATSIIVIDAHGAPTREITTAGGVPFHTPWFIAFHNQTLYVSDWGTYTVNCLTTTGTQCEKYRHSLLVGPLGVTHDPDGNLYICSRDSNTIHQLSPTGSLIRILLTEKDGIAQPLNICHRKTDDRLVVTSWMSDKITVYKIS, from the coding sequence ATGAGTTTGGAAGAGTATAGAGGGAAAATAAATCACGAGAGGAAGATTTCAACTCTTACCGTAGCCTCTGATAGTGGTATTAGTTGTTCTACTCCCGAGGAAATCATTCAGCAACAGGAATATGTTACCATGGATATGGTTATTGATTCGATTAGCGACAGACCCGTAAGGACAAGGAATCGGGTATCTGCTGATGTATACTTAAGGCGAAAAGATGTCGATATGGGCACACTATTGGGCGTCAAGAGACAACTCAGTAACAGGTATTCGCGTTCGTTGCCTGATATACTCGATATTGACAATATTGATCCCATAAACGATCCTGATATAGTCGGTAATGAGCTTAACAAGACTAGCGATTCGTCTGACCCTAATGTTTCGTTTGAGGAAAACGGTGTTAAGGTTGATAATGCCCCTCGTAGTTTAAATTCTCCAGTGACTGTTTGCGGACGGGAACATTTGGAAGACCCTTGCTATATATGTATGAAAGACAATGAAATATATTGTTCTGTGTGTATAGAGGTCCACAATGTCCATTGCCGAGAGAAAGTGAAGTTTATCCCGGATATACCGTCTGAGTTCCGGCAAAAATACTGTGCAGATGCCACAGAGGAACTGGTAATCATGAAACGCAGGTTCATAAAGATTAAAGAGGAAAACGAAGAGCTTCGCGAGAAACTGAACGTATCGAAGAGAGCGTTTATAAAATCTTTAATGAAGTATAAGAATAGTATTATTGCAATTGTAGATAGAATGGAAAAAGAAGCTCTGCTTGAAATGGATACGATATTTTCAAACGAAAGTGCCAAAATACAAACTAATATAGAAAATCTGGAGAGAGAAATCAGGAATCTTGAGAGCCATTTAACCGCGTTGAAAGGAAATGACTTTTCTGATGGTAGTACGATGGTGTTTACTATCCAAGAGGCTCTGAATCAACTGCATAAAGACGAAATCATCATCCGAACTAACCACAAAATGACAAACCACACTGAATTCATCTTCGAGGGACCCAATGGCTTCATAGAACGGTTAGCAGGTTTGGATGAGCTATGGAAAGTATCTAAATCGACAGTTGAACGCTGCAAGGTTCCAATGCCTTGTAATTGTGACAAACCATACGAGAAAAAGACCGCGGTGAAAGAGAAAGAAGTTTCCGTTCGTCTGTCCGGGTGGTCCTTTGATCGCGAGCGGTGTTGCATTACTGCCTGCGAGTTTTTGAACAACGGGAAATTGCTACTATGTGATAACGCGAACAAAAAGTTGAAGTTGTTCAGTAAGAAATTCAAATGTGTATCGATGCTAAGCCTACCCTCCCTGCCCTGGGATATCGCAGTGATAGACGACAGCAGAGCGGCGGTCACGATGCCGGACAAGAAACAGCTTCAGTTCATTCAGATACAAGACCGAAAACTGTCGAATAAAGAAACGATAACTCTGGAGCACAATTGCTGGGGTGTCGCGTGCAATAATGATATTCTGTTTGTCACGTGTTGGTCACGCGAGGCCACGTCGATCATTGTGATAGACGCGCACGGCGCTCCAACTCGCGAGATCACGACGGCGGGCGGCGTTCCTTTTCATACACCGTGGTTTATTGCGTTCCATAACCAAACGCTCTACGTGTCGGACTGGGGAACGTACACCGTGAATTGTCTGACTACAACCGGAACGCAGTGTGAGAAATACAGACACAGTCTTCTTGTTGGACCTTTGGGAGTAACGCATGACCCCGACGGCAACCTGTACATATGCAGTCGGGACTCTAACACAATCCACCAACTCTCGCCGACGGGGTCGTTGATAAGAATACTTCTGACTGAGAAAGATGGGATCGCTCAGCCTTTAAACATCTGCCATCGGAAGACTGACGATCGGCTGGTAGTCACCTCGTGGATGTCGGACAAAATCACAGTCTACAAAATTTCCTAG
- the LOC127862428 gene encoding uncharacterized protein LOC127862428, producing the protein MTTRSTDSQEPGQTTSVHTEEVDETSTETKEHSDTAHEYNSQDAAENMLNSESSDIDDSDNDKDYIPEEGDASSDESIVVELIPNIQRFQKKTASTLPPVESLQSRERDESSAEAHKTNITIA; encoded by the exons atgactactagatctacggacagccaggaaccaggacaaacaacatccgtacacacggaagaagtcgatgagacg agtaccgaaactaaagaacatagcgacactgcacacgagtacaattcacaagatgcagcagaaaatatgttgaacagtgaatcatcggatatcgat GATAGTGACAATGACAAAGACTATATTCCGGAAGAAGGCGATGCATCGTCAGATGAGTCGATAGTTGTCGAACTCATACCAAACATTCAAAGATTTCAAAAGAAGACAGCGTCAACACTACCTCCTGTTGAATCCTTGCAATCTCGTGAACGTGACGAATCATCCGCAGAGGCACACAAAACCAACATCACCATCGCTTAA